In Xylanibacter ruminicola 23, a single genomic region encodes these proteins:
- a CDS encoding beta-galactosidase produces the protein MKRQIFVMLALGFCAAVQAQQVYQLNEPAQPKLIRSNHLRMGGVNPLGERIDVNSFYMSMAGKPVIPVMGEFHYSRYPAEQWEEEILKMKAGGVTVIPTYVFWSLHEEVEGQFRWDGQRNLRRFIELCKKHNMAVIVRIGPFCHGEIRSGGFPDWLFAKPLEVRSNDPEYLKIVKRLYTEIGKQLQGLYYKDGGPIIGCQVENEMQHSAAPWAITYAGEPKDNTAASYNAGEAMIGVGNQARKATGAEMGNLHMQLLKKMAVEAGIDVPFYTATGWGNAAVIEGEAIPVTAAYTYPFWAKPHMSKFLMFKDLTKEADYAPTRYNPADYPSFCAEMGAGIQMIYGARPIVTAQAAEGLMVRTLGSGSNGIGYYMYHGGSTPKQIGGVGSFNDEPMGMPKISYDFQAPIGEFGLEGKMYRNLRLLHTFLADFGDVLAPMEPVLPADWQQMTPDNRDHLRYAARIKDGSGFLFMVNFQDHDTLRHDQTNLQVRLNMKHETLNIPAQGGFTLGKDQSVILPFNLDMDGALLKYATAQLLTKLKDGDAEHYFFFAPDGMATEYLFDATTVKGKHFFKPVAGFKSTFALKTASGRTIKVTTLTRQQALNALKVNGKLLITDATVLPAANGATLLSLGNHQVSYVVYPSKQGFKALAASVAPVTPQFEVTKAGPRRMSVSVKTPLSTWRGAGGEASEFFLRIHYVGDVAMAFMKGQLVQDEFYHGEPWTIGLKRYADDLKTDPLTFYFRPLRANAPFLGDLPKKAVPNFEHGPVVDIQNVEIIPEYKFDIKF, from the coding sequence ATGAAACGACAGATATTCGTGATGTTAGCGTTGGGGTTCTGTGCCGCGGTACAGGCACAGCAGGTGTACCAGCTTAACGAGCCAGCACAGCCTAAGCTTATACGTAGTAACCACCTGCGCATGGGTGGCGTAAACCCGCTGGGCGAGCGTATCGATGTAAACAGTTTTTATATGTCGATGGCAGGCAAGCCTGTTATCCCCGTGATGGGCGAGTTCCACTACAGTCGCTACCCGGCCGAGCAGTGGGAGGAGGAAATCTTGAAGATGAAGGCGGGTGGTGTAACTGTTATCCCTACCTATGTGTTCTGGAGCCTGCACGAGGAGGTTGAGGGCCAGTTCCGTTGGGACGGTCAGCGCAATCTGCGCCGCTTTATCGAGCTTTGTAAAAAGCACAATATGGCTGTGATTGTGCGTATCGGTCCGTTCTGCCATGGCGAGATTCGTAGTGGCGGTTTCCCCGATTGGCTGTTTGCCAAACCTCTTGAGGTGCGTAGTAACGATCCCGAATACCTGAAAATCGTTAAGCGACTCTATACCGAGATTGGCAAGCAGTTGCAAGGCCTGTATTACAAGGATGGTGGCCCGATTATCGGCTGTCAGGTTGAGAACGAGATGCAGCATTCGGCTGCCCCTTGGGCCATTACCTATGCCGGCGAACCCAAGGATAACACGGCTGCCAGCTACAATGCCGGCGAGGCCATGATTGGTGTGGGCAACCAGGCGCGTAAGGCTACTGGTGCCGAGATGGGTAACCTGCACATGCAGCTGCTTAAAAAGATGGCTGTTGAGGCTGGTATCGATGTGCCTTTCTACACCGCCACAGGGTGGGGTAATGCGGCTGTTATCGAGGGCGAGGCCATCCCCGTTACAGCGGCCTATACCTATCCCTTCTGGGCTAAGCCTCATATGTCGAAATTCCTGATGTTTAAGGATTTAACCAAGGAGGCCGATTATGCGCCTACACGTTATAACCCTGCCGATTACCCCTCGTTCTGTGCCGAGATGGGTGCTGGTATCCAGATGATTTATGGCGCCCGTCCGATAGTAACGGCTCAGGCAGCCGAGGGCCTGATGGTGCGCACCTTGGGTAGCGGTAGCAATGGCATTGGCTATTACATGTATCATGGTGGTAGCACGCCCAAGCAGATAGGTGGGGTGGGTTCGTTTAACGATGAGCCCATGGGTATGCCCAAGATTAGCTACGATTTTCAGGCACCTATCGGTGAGTTCGGACTCGAGGGTAAGATGTATCGTAACTTGCGACTGCTGCACACTTTCCTGGCCGATTTCGGCGATGTTTTGGCGCCTATGGAGCCCGTTCTGCCTGCCGATTGGCAGCAGATGACACCCGACAATCGCGACCATCTGCGCTATGCCGCCCGCATCAAGGATGGTAGCGGATTCCTGTTTATGGTTAACTTTCAGGACCACGACACCCTGCGCCACGATCAGACTAACCTGCAGGTTAGATTAAACATGAAACATGAAACATTAAACATTCCCGCTCAGGGAGGTTTTACGCTTGGCAAGGATCAGAGTGTTATCCTGCCTTTCAATCTCGATATGGATGGTGCGTTGCTGAAATACGCCACCGCACAGCTGCTTACAAAGCTGAAGGATGGTGATGCCGAGCATTATTTTTTCTTTGCGCCCGATGGTATGGCTACCGAATATCTGTTTGATGCCACCACCGTAAAGGGAAAGCATTTTTTTAAGCCTGTTGCAGGTTTTAAGAGTACTTTTGCCTTAAAAACGGCTTCTGGTCGCACCATCAAGGTAACCACGCTTACCCGCCAGCAGGCGCTGAACGCACTCAAGGTAAACGGCAAACTGCTGATTACCGATGCCACCGTGCTGCCTGCAGCCAATGGCGCCACGCTGCTAAGCCTTGGTAACCATCAGGTAAGCTATGTGGTTTATCCCAGCAAGCAGGGCTTTAAGGCTCTGGCAGCTAGCGTAGCACCTGTTACGCCCCAGTTCGAGGTAACAAAAGCAGGTCCCCGCCGCATGTCGGTATCAGTAAAAACTCCCCTCTCTACTTGGAGAGGGGCAGGGGGAGAGGCGTCAGAGTTTTTCCTCCGCATCCACTATGTTGGCGATGTGGCTATGGCCTTTATGAAGGGCCAGCTGGTGCAGGATGAGTTCTATCATGGCGAGCCCTGGACGATTGGCTTGAAACGCTATGCCGATGATCTTAAGACCGATCCATTGACGTTTTATTTCCGTCCGCTGCGTGCCAACGCTCCCTTCTTAGGCGATCTGCCCAAAAAGGCCGTGCCCAATTTCGAACACGGCCCTGTGGTAGATATCCAGAACGTAGAAATAATCCCCGAATATAAGTTCGATATCAAGTTTTAG
- a CDS encoding RagB/SusD family nutrient uptake outer membrane protein has protein sequence MKLYKSSFIALALAAGVTSCTDYLEQEPPSSLTPENFYTSEDQVQAVANRFYQDIMPGHGGWDYGTYTNDNNTDVQAARTPSVKFSANLWHTAQSEGDWSWGNIRNVNYQLAELKAKLAQNAISGNETNIRQYVGEIYFFRAYAYFDMLKKYGDLPILTEALPDNEAVLVAASHRQPCNEVARFIVNNLDTAITYMKPDFEKRHTRISADAAKLFKSRVALYMGSWLTNFAGTPFVPNGAGWPGAAKNPGYQFPTGSIENEAKYFFETAAAAAEEVAEKYKNSLTINNGVVPQAEGESNPYLELWGTTNCAGKSEILLWREYSKSLGLNNDIEVAVEKGNIGTGVTRSLVERYVMADGKPIYASAYTYDDSEIAKVVENRDPRLQVMLKVPGQVNCFKNVTDDAGTHWTQTEPTPNITNANAEDGYITGYAIRKGMTFDRSLTANGGSYNACVIFRATEALLNYIEAEYMLTKNINSGKILEYWKKVREAAGFTGAAIDPQVTIAATDMTKETLDWGAYTAGELLTDATLYNIRRERSCEFLAEGLRDMDLKRWRAYEQLIKKPVYAEGIHLWNTPMEKWYNDLVADGSSSSNVSQKSISEYHCPHVVNMTNNSYAKGLTWRMAYYLQPLPLRQFLLTAADHASIDQSPMYQNPYWPTETDAPALQ, from the coding sequence ATGAAACTCTATAAATCATCATTCATAGCATTGGCTCTCGCAGCTGGCGTTACTTCATGTACCGACTATCTGGAGCAGGAGCCACCATCATCGCTGACACCAGAGAATTTCTACACCAGCGAGGATCAGGTGCAGGCTGTAGCAAACCGTTTTTATCAGGACATCATGCCTGGTCATGGCGGTTGGGACTACGGAACCTACACTAACGATAACAATACCGACGTTCAGGCAGCCCGCACACCAAGCGTCAAATTCTCGGCCAATCTGTGGCACACCGCCCAGAGCGAGGGCGACTGGTCGTGGGGTAACATCCGCAACGTGAACTATCAGCTGGCTGAGCTCAAGGCTAAGTTGGCCCAGAATGCCATCAGCGGCAACGAGACCAACATCCGTCAGTATGTGGGCGAGATTTATTTCTTCCGTGCCTATGCTTACTTCGACATGCTGAAGAAGTATGGCGACCTGCCTATCCTGACCGAGGCTCTGCCCGATAACGAGGCAGTGCTCGTGGCTGCCAGCCATCGTCAGCCTTGTAACGAGGTGGCTCGTTTCATCGTGAACAACCTGGATACAGCCATCACTTACATGAAACCCGACTTTGAGAAGCGCCACACCCGCATCTCGGCCGACGCTGCCAAGCTGTTCAAGAGCCGCGTGGCCCTCTACATGGGTTCATGGCTCACCAACTTTGCCGGCACTCCATTCGTGCCCAATGGTGCAGGATGGCCCGGTGCTGCCAAGAATCCTGGCTACCAGTTCCCCACTGGTTCGATCGAGAACGAGGCTAAGTATTTCTTCGAGACTGCTGCAGCAGCAGCCGAGGAGGTGGCCGAGAAGTATAAGAACAGCCTGACTATCAACAACGGCGTGGTTCCTCAGGCCGAGGGCGAGAGCAATCCTTACCTCGAGTTGTGGGGCACTACCAACTGCGCTGGCAAGAGCGAGATTCTGCTGTGGCGCGAGTACAGCAAGTCGCTGGGCCTGAACAACGATATCGAGGTGGCTGTTGAGAAGGGAAACATCGGCACAGGCGTGACCCGTTCGCTGGTGGAGCGCTATGTGATGGCTGATGGTAAGCCTATCTACGCTTCGGCCTATACCTACGACGATTCAGAGATTGCCAAGGTGGTTGAGAACCGCGACCCACGCCTGCAGGTGATGCTGAAGGTTCCCGGACAGGTGAACTGCTTTAAGAACGTGACCGACGATGCCGGTACACACTGGACTCAGACAGAGCCTACACCAAACATCACCAACGCTAATGCCGAGGATGGTTACATCACTGGTTACGCTATCCGCAAGGGTATGACTTTCGACCGTTCGCTCACTGCCAATGGCGGTAGCTACAACGCTTGTGTTATCTTCCGTGCCACCGAGGCTCTGCTCAACTACATCGAGGCTGAGTATATGCTCACCAAGAACATCAACTCGGGCAAGATTCTGGAGTACTGGAAGAAGGTGCGCGAGGCTGCCGGATTCACCGGTGCTGCCATCGATCCTCAGGTGACCATCGCTGCTACCGACATGACCAAGGAGACACTCGACTGGGGTGCTTACACCGCTGGCGAGCTGCTCACCGATGCTACACTCTACAACATCCGTCGTGAGCGCAGCTGTGAGTTCCTGGCCGAGGGCTTGCGCGACATGGACCTGAAGCGCTGGCGCGCCTACGAGCAGCTGATCAAGAAGCCTGTTTATGCCGAGGGTATCCACCTATGGAACACACCGATGGAGAAGTGGTATAACGACCTCGTGGCCGATGGCTCGAGCAGCTCGAACGTATCGCAGAAGAGCATCAGCGAGTACCACTGCCCACACGTGGTTAACATGACCAACAATAGCTATGCTAAGGGATTGACATGGCGTATGGCCTACTATCTGCAGCCATTGCCTCTGCGTCAGTTCCTGCTCACAGCAGCCGACCACGCCAGCATCGATCAGAGTCCGATGTACCAGAACCCATACTGGCCCACCGAGACCGATGCCCCTGCATTGCAGTAA
- a CDS encoding SusC/RagA family TonB-linked outer membrane protein: protein MYKMNQLSTRRVCLTSALAALLLAGAPVNYVMAYGGVTGIQQTASVKGVVVDQTGEAIIGATIKVKGSQKGAISDYDGNFTIDAQRGDELEISYIGYKTQVIKVAGQHVKVTLLEDSKALQEVVVVGFGTQKKVNLTGAVSVVDGDELAQRPVANAAQALQGVVPGLQIASTSGSLDASPSINVRGTATIGEGSSGSPLILIDGMEGDLNTINPQDIQSISVLKDAAASSIYGSRAPFGVILITTKNGGKDSKVKVNYNNSFRFSNLIRGKHMMNSVDYASWLNDAKTNQGQSVFFDAERMAAIKEYHDATPVGPGTRRTADGKLVYAIGSQNGVTWDDGYGYGIDDVDWYDVVYRNSAFSQEHNASVNGGSDKLNFYASIGYLDQGGFMNMGSDGYKRYNGTAKMNIELAKWIRMNYNMRFARTNYHRPAALTSSLYNDMARQGWPMLPLYDRNGYLYSSPSPALGLATGGVDRKERDVLNHQLGFVIEPIKNWITHIDFNYKIDNSIRHWDSQRTYNHNVAGEAIIYNQNSNVHEDEYKDNYLNFQAYTEYTWSLAEKHNFHVMGGFQTEQLKRTQFGLQRNGILDPTKSEVDLTNGLSYSGEAIVPDVNGSRNQWQTAGFFGRVNYNYDEKYLFEANLRYDGTSRFRSDKMWKLFPSVSLGWNIAREKFWENLAGTVNTLKLRASYGSLGNQNINNWYQTYQTIAYNSVAGSWLQNGAKPNTTSAPGLVSALLTWEKVESYDLGLDFGAFNNRLTGTFDYYIRNTKDMVGNAPELPAILGTGVPVTNNTDLRTAGWELQISWRDVLKNGLSYGVTFNISDARTKITRYPNNPTGSINNYIEGRYMNEIWGFETIGIAKSDEEMNAHLATADQSSLGSNWAAGDIMYRDLNGDNKISRGAQTLADHGDLKVIGNSTPRYLVGLNLNAAYKGFDISAFFQGVMKRDWWIGGSWGGGLEYLFGTTNSWEWWSVGITDVQDYYRDANTWSVQNGYQQANQDAWLPRVQFSDKNEQAQTRYLMNGAYVRLKNLQLGYTLPRQITQPWGISNLRVFVSAENLFTITKMPHQFDPELMSNSVDQNNGYPLQKTFAFGLNVSF from the coding sequence ATGTACAAGATGAATCAATTGTCAACAAGGCGCGTGTGTTTAACATCGGCCTTGGCTGCGTTGCTCTTAGCTGGTGCGCCTGTAAACTATGTGATGGCGTATGGTGGAGTGACTGGTATTCAGCAAACTGCAAGTGTTAAAGGTGTTGTGGTTGACCAGACTGGCGAAGCCATTATTGGTGCCACCATCAAAGTTAAGGGTAGCCAGAAAGGCGCCATTAGCGATTATGATGGTAACTTTACCATCGATGCCCAGCGTGGTGATGAACTCGAGATTAGCTACATCGGCTACAAGACTCAGGTTATCAAGGTCGCTGGTCAGCATGTAAAGGTAACCCTTTTGGAGGATTCAAAGGCTCTCCAGGAGGTGGTAGTAGTAGGTTTCGGTACTCAGAAGAAGGTGAATCTGACGGGTGCCGTTTCTGTTGTTGATGGCGACGAGCTGGCTCAGCGCCCCGTAGCAAATGCCGCTCAGGCCTTGCAGGGTGTTGTTCCTGGACTGCAGATTGCATCAACCAGCGGTTCGCTCGATGCATCACCCAGCATCAACGTTCGTGGTACCGCCACTATCGGTGAGGGTTCAAGCGGTTCGCCTCTGATCCTGATCGACGGTATGGAGGGCGACCTGAACACCATCAACCCACAGGATATCCAGAGCATCTCGGTTCTGAAGGATGCTGCTGCATCATCAATCTATGGTAGCCGTGCACCTTTCGGTGTGATCCTGATTACCACTAAGAACGGTGGCAAGGACAGCAAGGTGAAGGTGAACTATAACAACAGTTTCCGTTTCAGCAACCTGATTCGTGGCAAGCACATGATGAACTCGGTTGACTATGCTTCGTGGTTGAACGATGCCAAGACCAATCAGGGTCAGTCGGTATTCTTCGATGCCGAGCGCATGGCAGCCATCAAGGAGTATCACGATGCCACCCCAGTAGGTCCTGGCACCCGTCGCACAGCCGATGGCAAGCTGGTTTACGCTATCGGTTCGCAGAACGGTGTGACCTGGGACGACGGTTACGGTTACGGTATCGACGATGTGGACTGGTACGACGTGGTTTACCGCAACTCAGCCTTCTCGCAGGAGCACAACGCCAGCGTGAACGGCGGTTCCGACAAGCTTAACTTCTATGCCTCAATCGGTTATCTGGACCAGGGCGGTTTCATGAACATGGGTAGCGATGGTTACAAGCGCTACAACGGTACCGCCAAGATGAACATCGAGCTGGCCAAGTGGATTCGCATGAACTACAACATGCGTTTTGCCCGCACCAACTATCATCGTCCAGCTGCCCTCACCAGCAGCCTGTATAACGATATGGCCCGTCAGGGTTGGCCTATGCTGCCTCTCTACGATCGCAACGGCTATCTGTACTCATCACCATCACCAGCTCTGGGTTTGGCAACAGGTGGTGTGGATCGTAAGGAGCGCGACGTGCTCAACCACCAGCTTGGTTTCGTGATCGAGCCTATCAAGAACTGGATCACCCATATCGATTTCAACTACAAAATAGATAACTCTATCCGCCACTGGGATAGCCAGCGCACCTACAACCACAACGTGGCTGGCGAGGCTATCATCTACAACCAGAACTCGAATGTTCACGAGGATGAGTATAAGGATAACTACCTGAACTTCCAGGCCTACACCGAATACACTTGGTCGCTGGCCGAGAAGCACAACTTCCACGTGATGGGCGGTTTCCAGACCGAGCAGCTCAAGCGCACTCAGTTCGGCCTGCAGCGCAACGGTATCCTGGATCCTACTAAGTCGGAGGTTGACCTGACCAACGGTCTGAGCTACTCGGGCGAGGCTATCGTTCCTGATGTGAACGGTTCGCGCAACCAGTGGCAGACAGCCGGTTTCTTCGGTCGTGTGAACTACAACTACGACGAGAAGTACCTGTTCGAGGCTAACCTGCGTTACGATGGTACCTCACGTTTCCGTAGCGACAAGATGTGGAAGCTATTCCCCTCAGTATCACTGGGTTGGAACATCGCCCGCGAGAAGTTCTGGGAGAATCTGGCCGGTACTGTCAACACCCTGAAGCTGCGTGCTTCTTATGGTTCGCTGGGTAACCAGAACATCAACAACTGGTATCAGACCTATCAGACCATCGCCTACAACTCGGTGGCTGGTTCATGGTTGCAGAATGGCGCTAAGCCTAACACCACCAGCGCTCCTGGACTGGTTTCGGCCCTGCTGACATGGGAGAAGGTGGAGAGCTACGACCTGGGTCTCGACTTCGGTGCTTTCAACAACCGACTGACTGGTACTTTCGATTACTATATCCGTAACACCAAGGATATGGTTGGTAACGCTCCTGAGCTGCCTGCCATCCTGGGTACTGGTGTGCCCGTGACCAACAATACTGACTTGCGCACTGCTGGTTGGGAGTTGCAGATCAGCTGGCGCGACGTGCTCAAGAACGGTCTGTCTTACGGTGTTACCTTCAACATCTCTGACGCCCGCACCAAGATTACCCGTTATCCTAACAACCCCACCGGTTCGATTAACAACTATATCGAGGGTCGTTACATGAACGAAATCTGGGGCTTCGAGACCATCGGTATCGCTAAGAGCGACGAGGAGATGAACGCTCACCTGGCAACAGCCGATCAGAGCTCACTGGGCAGCAACTGGGCTGCCGGTGACATTATGTACCGCGACCTGAACGGCGATAACAAGATTTCGCGCGGCGCTCAGACACTGGCCGACCACGGCGACCTGAAGGTGATTGGTAACTCAACACCTCGCTACCTGGTTGGTTTGAACCTGAATGCAGCTTACAAGGGCTTTGATATCAGCGCCTTCTTCCAGGGCGTGATGAAGCGCGACTGGTGGATTGGCGGCTCATGGGGCGGCGGTCTGGAGTATCTGTTCGGTACCACCAACTCATGGGAGTGGTGGAGCGTAGGTATCACCGATGTTCAGGACTACTATCGCGATGCCAACACCTGGTCGGTACAGAACGGTTACCAGCAGGCTAACCAGGATGCCTGGTTGCCCCGCGTACAGTTCAGCGACAAGAACGAGCAGGCCCAGACACGCTACCTGATGAATGGTGCTTATGTTCGCCTGAAGAACCTGCAGCTGGGTTACACCCTGCCACGCCAGATCACTCAGCCTTGGGGCATCAGCAACCTGCGTGTATTTGTTTCGGCCGAGAACCTGTTTACTATCACCAAGATGCCTCACCAGTTCGATCCTGAACTGATGTCGAACTCGGTTGATCAGAACAACGGCTATCCTTTGCAGAAGACATTTGCATTCGGTCTTAACGTATCATTCTAA
- a CDS encoding rhamnogalacturonan lyase gives MKRNTLTTVLMLLGATMLQAQPRYDMQHINREQLDRGVVAIRSGNQVMVSWRTLTSDAVGQPFDVYRNGQKLNSKPLRQGGTFFVDEAPLTADATYEVRGGGKNGCYQLRADAPDGYLPIKLQKPADGVTPDGRTFGYTANDASVGDVDADGQYEILLKWDPTNAHDNAHDGYTGSTLLDCYRLDGTLLWRIDLGINIRSGAHYTPFIFYDLDGDGRAELMVRTSDGTRDGVGRVIGDANADYRHRAPADAENPKPEGEWVKYNKQGRPKTGRILTGNEYITVFDGLTGKALATKPYVPARGNLSDWGDNYANRSDRMLAAVGYLDGKHASAIFCRGYYTRTVLAAWDWDGHELKQHWVFDTNNEGVGKDGKPLHSYAGQGNHNLRVADVDGDGCDEITYGSMAVDHDGRGLYNTGMGHGDALHLMAFDPKSTELQVWDCHENRRDGSDFRNARTGEVIFKIPSANDVGRCMAADIDPTNPGLEMWSTDSHGIRNMKGEVLYTAEDPDDPQHKQHLKLGGRHLSVNFGIWWDGDLLRELLDHETVSKYDWQNHTIADVTKFEGVVFNNWTKSNPCLSADILGDWREEVIARTPDSSELRIFVSPIPTAYRINCLMEDIPYRLSTAAQNVGYNQPSEPGFYLGPDETVQPFLK, from the coding sequence ATGAAAAGGAATACACTAACAACCGTACTCATGCTGTTGGGCGCCACCATGCTGCAGGCCCAGCCGCGTTATGACATGCAGCATATCAACCGCGAACAATTAGACCGTGGCGTGGTAGCCATCCGTAGTGGAAATCAGGTGATGGTAAGCTGGCGCACCCTTACCAGCGATGCCGTAGGTCAACCCTTTGATGTGTACCGCAACGGACAAAAGCTGAATTCTAAGCCCTTGCGACAGGGTGGTACTTTTTTTGTTGACGAAGCGCCGTTGACTGCCGATGCTACCTACGAGGTGCGTGGTGGCGGCAAGAACGGCTGCTACCAGTTGCGTGCAGATGCCCCCGATGGCTATCTGCCCATCAAACTGCAGAAGCCTGCCGATGGCGTAACACCCGACGGACGTACGTTCGGCTATACGGCCAACGATGCCAGTGTGGGCGATGTGGATGCCGACGGACAATACGAGATACTGCTGAAGTGGGACCCAACCAATGCCCACGATAATGCCCACGATGGCTATACCGGCTCCACGCTGTTGGACTGCTACCGACTGGATGGTACGCTGCTGTGGCGTATCGATTTGGGTATCAACATCCGTAGCGGCGCCCACTATACACCTTTTATATTTTATGATTTGGATGGCGACGGACGTGCCGAGCTGATGGTGCGTACCAGTGATGGTACCCGCGATGGAGTGGGGCGTGTGATTGGCGATGCCAATGCCGACTACCGCCACCGTGCGCCTGCCGATGCCGAGAATCCCAAGCCCGAAGGCGAGTGGGTTAAGTATAATAAGCAGGGGCGCCCTAAAACAGGGCGTATATTAACCGGCAACGAATATATCACCGTGTTTGATGGTTTAACGGGTAAGGCTTTGGCTACCAAACCCTACGTGCCTGCACGTGGTAACCTGAGCGACTGGGGCGATAACTATGCCAACCGTTCCGACCGTATGCTGGCTGCCGTGGGCTATCTGGATGGCAAGCATGCCTCGGCCATCTTCTGTCGCGGTTATTACACCCGTACCGTGCTGGCTGCCTGGGATTGGGACGGCCACGAACTGAAGCAGCACTGGGTGTTCGACACCAATAACGAGGGTGTTGGCAAGGATGGCAAACCCCTGCACAGCTATGCGGGACAGGGTAACCACAACCTGCGTGTGGCTGATGTGGATGGCGACGGTTGCGACGAGATTACCTACGGCTCGATGGCGGTAGATCACGATGGCCGTGGATTGTATAATACCGGCATGGGCCATGGCGATGCGCTGCACCTGATGGCTTTCGACCCGAAGAGCACCGAACTGCAGGTGTGGGACTGCCACGAGAACCGCCGCGATGGCAGCGATTTCCGTAATGCCCGTACAGGCGAGGTGATTTTTAAGATACCATCAGCCAATGATGTGGGTCGCTGCATGGCGGCTGATATCGACCCCACCAATCCTGGCTTGGAGATGTGGAGTACCGATAGTCATGGCATCCGTAACATGAAGGGCGAGGTGCTTTACACCGCCGAAGATCCTGACGACCCGCAGCACAAGCAGCACCTGAAGCTGGGTGGCCGCCACCTGTCGGTAAACTTCGGCATCTGGTGGGATGGCGACCTGCTGCGCGAACTGCTCGACCACGAAACCGTGAGCAAGTACGATTGGCAGAACCATACTATTGCAGACGTAACCAAGTTCGAAGGCGTGGTGTTCAACAACTGGACCAAGTCGAATCCATGCCTGTCGGCCGATATATTAGGCGATTGGCGCGAGGAGGTGATAGCCCGCACCCCCGACAGCAGCGAGCTGCGCATCTTTGTGTCGCCCATCCCTACAGCCTATCGTATCAACTGCCTGATGGAGGACATCCCCTACCGCCTTTCGACCGCTGCTCAGAACGTGGGCTACAACCAGCCATCGGAGCCAGGATTCTACCTCGGACCCGATGAGACCGTCCAGCCATTCCTGAAATAG